In Leptospira congkakensis, a single window of DNA contains:
- a CDS encoding LIC_10230 family protein, translating to MEKIKKLLPIITPIFIALIIIHSLFVDYSVQFPESIISENSESSMESIKPKVISENGVLNRISYLESFLVELESIELPIDTEQEETKDNIRRVLVGQKLLLGLSLFYLLLTFSTAVSYVFRVWFHKALANVFYPLSIFILIPKIFFQVNLATQNEILAYFYLVVLVFTFLASILSYRWILKNKELAEGFQALQFSSSLEEEGRSPSNTKTGSIFSPVFHVAIIILIGILIGNLIYIPLFLLQKHYVSEFSYFIFFLIGLLSLFYIFNYKKVGGEPNSSNWKNLAVSFAYLQFRFLRNSFWAAFSTIVIVLFVTFLFSLLLFNIDLIQNNLGLFGKATEF from the coding sequence ATGGAAAAAATTAAAAAACTACTTCCGATCATTACTCCCATATTCATTGCACTGATCATCATTCATTCTTTGTTTGTTGATTATTCGGTACAATTTCCAGAATCCATTATTTCAGAAAACTCTGAGTCTTCCATGGAATCCATCAAACCAAAGGTCATATCCGAAAACGGAGTTTTAAATCGAATTTCTTATTTAGAATCTTTTCTGGTCGAATTGGAATCGATAGAACTCCCCATTGATACAGAACAAGAAGAAACTAAAGACAATATTCGCCGTGTTTTAGTAGGACAAAAACTTTTACTTGGATTATCTTTGTTCTATCTATTGTTAACCTTTTCTACTGCGGTTTCTTATGTTTTCCGAGTTTGGTTTCACAAGGCTTTGGCAAATGTATTTTATCCTCTATCTATCTTCATTCTGATTCCAAAGATTTTTTTCCAAGTCAACCTAGCGACTCAAAATGAAATTTTAGCTTATTTCTATTTGGTAGTTTTAGTTTTTACTTTCCTAGCAAGTATTTTGTCCTACAGGTGGATTCTAAAAAACAAAGAATTGGCAGAGGGTTTCCAAGCCCTACAGTTTTCTTCCTCACTTGAAGAAGAAGGCAGATCTCCCAGTAATACAAAAACAGGCTCTATTTTTTCACCTGTCTTTCATGTGGCCATCATCATCTTAATTGGTATTCTAATTGGGAATTTAATCTATATCCCACTATTCCTCTTACAAAAACACTATGTAAGCGAATTTAGTTATTTTATCTTCTTTTTGATTGGGCTACTGTCTTTGTTTTATATATTCAACTACAAAAAAGTGGGTGGGGAACCTAACAGCAGCAATTGGAAGAATCTTGCAGTTAGTTTTGCTTATTTACAGTTTCGATTTTTAAGGAATAGTTTTTGGGCAGCATTTAGCACCATTGTGATTGTTCTTTTCGTAACGTTCCTATTCAGTTTATTATTATTTAATATTGATTTAATCCAAAACAATTTAGGATTATTCGGCAAAGCTACCGAATTCTAA
- the plsX gene encoding phosphate acyltransferase PlsX gives MWVAVDAMSGDYGPEGIVEGAVLAVREFGLSVYLVGDEQELLDILLKFDYDTEKVRVIHSTEIIGMNDSPSIAVRAMEDSSVVKAVRLVADKECIGVFSPGNTGATMAAALLHLGRLPGVLRPPIAAHIPREEGPPVLLLDAGANVDCKPEYLAQFAVMGEIYSRELFGIQNPKVGILSNGEEDKKGNTVSVKTFDLLKKIPFNFVGNVEGRDLYGGGREVDVVVCDGFIGNIVLKATEGLAKSIFNVLRNSIRQSSLAQTGALLLKSTFNAVKKRLDYAEYGGALLLGVEGICMIGHGSSNALAVKNAVRVIAECAKHGINERIRTRLGEYKTILGDSA, from the coding sequence ATGTGGGTCGCCGTGGACGCGATGAGCGGAGATTACGGCCCTGAAGGTATCGTCGAGGGCGCGGTACTGGCAGTTCGAGAATTCGGACTGTCTGTGTATCTCGTCGGCGACGAACAAGAGTTACTTGATATCTTGTTAAAATTTGATTATGACACAGAGAAAGTCCGTGTCATTCATTCTACTGAAATCATCGGTATGAATGATTCTCCTTCGATAGCAGTCCGCGCTATGGAGGATTCTTCCGTAGTCAAAGCAGTTCGTTTAGTAGCAGATAAAGAATGTATCGGTGTGTTTTCTCCGGGAAACACTGGTGCAACTATGGCCGCTGCATTGTTACATCTAGGTCGCCTACCTGGCGTTTTGCGGCCACCTATTGCCGCACATATTCCAAGAGAAGAAGGACCACCTGTACTCTTATTAGATGCTGGTGCCAATGTGGATTGCAAACCAGAGTATTTAGCACAGTTTGCAGTGATGGGTGAAATTTATTCACGAGAACTTTTTGGAATTCAAAATCCCAAAGTTGGAATCCTTTCCAATGGGGAAGAAGACAAAAAAGGAAATACTGTCTCCGTCAAAACCTTTGATCTCTTAAAAAAAATCCCATTTAACTTTGTAGGAAACGTAGAAGGCCGCGATCTTTATGGTGGTGGTCGTGAAGTAGACGTTGTTGTTTGTGATGGTTTTATTGGGAACATTGTTCTCAAAGCAACAGAAGGCCTTGCAAAATCTATCTTTAATGTTTTAAGAAATTCTATCAGACAATCGAGCCTTGCACAAACAGGTGCCTTACTTTTAAAATCAACATTTAACGCTGTGAAAAAACGTTTAGACTATGCGGAATATGGCGGTGCACTTCTACTAGGAGTGGAAGGGATTTGTATGATTGGTCATGGCTCGTCCAATGCATTGGCAGTAAAAAATGCTGTACGTGTCATTGCTGAGTGCGCCAAACATGGAATCAACGAGAGGATTCGCACAAGACTCGGTGAATACAAAACAATACTCGGCGATTCGGCTTAG
- a CDS encoding DUF1538 domain-containing protein, translating to MARNEKEESIHIGFKETLALILPYFRKKIWEQTKSVVWVVSYLILFQLIVLRIPIKEAGVISLGIFAVILGLTFFMEGLYLGIMPLGETIGLRLPQKANLLTIMVFCLFVGIVATLAEPAISVLKQSGSAVNPWDAPLLFHLLNEGADVLFLSIAIGVGFSIVFGIIRIIYGISLSKFLVPSLIILILITIYSFNNDNLRLISGLAWDSGVVATGSLTVPLIVALGLGVSKASRTSDTTTGFGVVTLASLFPILSVFVVGLYFAPKLPQPMSKEKFFGNGITVEQSKLMFGEKNPETLFGAHEKEQNTQLSIHNKLVKIIEGILESFSGSLQAIIPLAGCLILFLYIILRESLPFTDELYLGILFVFLGLAIFNFGIFFGLSKLGSQVGNKLPSSFRSIELTDSTREIRNFNPKIVFTATDEQGKTEDFFYLKDKKSFSQIPFRDKNYDSQSEIYSYVPIHGPLFGKEDNLLGYFVALLFAFLLGYSATLAEPALSALATSVEEVTVGTVKKAVLIQAVGIGVGLGTLLGILKIFVGIPLLYILLPSYIFLVFLTLLSKPEFIDIAWDSAGVTTGPITVPLIIVLGLGIGNQLNIVDGFGILSSAAIFPVLTVLIMGLWMERSRRQSLSNIEAEEK from the coding sequence ATGGCAAGGAACGAAAAAGAAGAATCCATTCATATAGGATTTAAAGAAACATTAGCACTCATACTCCCATACTTTCGTAAAAAAATTTGGGAACAAACAAAGTCAGTCGTTTGGGTTGTATCCTATTTAATATTATTCCAACTCATTGTACTCAGAATCCCTATTAAAGAAGCAGGAGTGATTTCTTTAGGAATTTTTGCTGTTATCCTTGGATTAACCTTTTTTATGGAAGGTTTGTATTTAGGCATCATGCCACTTGGTGAAACAATTGGATTAAGACTTCCGCAAAAAGCAAACTTGTTAACAATCATGGTTTTTTGTTTGTTTGTGGGAATCGTTGCCACACTCGCAGAACCTGCTATCTCCGTATTAAAACAAAGCGGATCGGCTGTGAATCCTTGGGATGCCCCATTGTTGTTTCATCTACTCAACGAAGGTGCCGATGTGCTTTTTCTTAGCATCGCGATTGGTGTTGGTTTTTCTATCGTATTTGGGATCATTCGTATTATTTATGGAATTTCTTTATCTAAGTTTTTAGTACCAAGTTTGATCATTCTCATTTTGATCACGATATATTCCTTTAACAACGACAACTTAAGATTAATTTCAGGACTTGCTTGGGATTCCGGTGTGGTAGCCACTGGTTCTCTCACAGTTCCACTGATTGTGGCATTGGGTCTTGGTGTATCCAAAGCATCACGCACAAGCGATACAACCACAGGTTTTGGTGTAGTGACACTAGCTTCGCTCTTTCCCATCTTAAGTGTATTTGTTGTTGGTCTTTACTTTGCGCCAAAGTTACCCCAACCAATGTCTAAAGAAAAATTTTTTGGAAATGGAATCACCGTAGAACAATCCAAACTGATGTTTGGAGAAAAAAATCCAGAAACTCTTTTTGGAGCACATGAGAAAGAACAAAATACCCAGTTATCAATCCATAACAAATTAGTAAAAATCATCGAAGGAATTTTGGAAAGTTTTTCCGGTTCTCTCCAAGCCATCATTCCTTTAGCCGGATGTTTGATTCTCTTTTTATACATTATCTTAAGGGAAAGTTTACCTTTTACAGATGAATTGTATTTAGGAATTTTATTTGTCTTTTTAGGACTCGCTATTTTTAATTTTGGCATCTTTTTTGGACTCAGTAAACTCGGGAGTCAGGTAGGGAACAAACTTCCCTCTTCTTTTCGTTCCATTGAACTTACAGATTCCACACGAGAAATTAGAAACTTTAATCCAAAAATTGTTTTCACTGCCACCGACGAGCAGGGAAAAACAGAAGATTTCTTTTATTTAAAAGATAAAAAGTCTTTTTCTCAAATTCCTTTCCGCGATAAAAACTACGATTCCCAATCAGAGATCTACAGTTATGTGCCAATCCATGGACCGCTTTTTGGCAAAGAAGATAATCTTTTGGGATATTTTGTCGCACTTCTGTTTGCTTTTTTATTGGGCTATAGCGCCACACTCGCAGAACCAGCGCTAAGTGCCCTAGCGACAAGTGTCGAAGAAGTAACAGTAGGAACTGTAAAAAAAGCAGTTCTCATCCAAGCGGTAGGGATTGGGGTTGGACTCGGCACTTTACTTGGAATCTTAAAAATCTTTGTAGGGATTCCTCTTTTGTATATCCTTCTACCTTCTTATATCTTTCTCGTTTTTTTAACCTTACTCAGTAAGCCTGAGTTCATTGATATTGCATGGGATAGTGCCGGGGTAACAACAGGACCCATTACCGTTCCCCTAATCATTGTTCTGGGACTCGGAATCGGGAATCAGTTGAACATTGTGGATGGATTTGGAATTTTATCCTCCGCCGCAATCTTTCCGGTACTTACGGTGCTCATTATGGGATTGTGGATGGAAAGATCCCGAAGACAATCACTATCAAATATTGAGGCAGAAGAAAAATGA
- the fabG gene encoding 3-oxoacyl-ACP reductase FabG: MISLSGKTAIVTGGARGIGKATCLKLASLGANIVVADMNPEATNATAEELKSKGYKAIAVVANVSVEEDAQKLIDSAKKEFGTVDILVNNAGITRDTLLMRMKKEQWDSVIAVNLTGTYLCTQAAIKVMMKQENGGSIINLSSISGENGNIGQTNYSASKAGVIGFTKAVALEMASRKVRCNAIAPGFIATEMTEAIPENIRHGMVQAIPLKRAGLPEDIANGIAFLASDASSFITGHILDINGGGFLPGGGH, from the coding sequence ATGATTAGTTTATCAGGAAAAACAGCCATCGTAACAGGTGGAGCAAGAGGAATTGGAAAAGCAACTTGTTTGAAACTAGCTTCTCTTGGAGCTAACATCGTTGTAGCGGATATGAATCCAGAAGCAACGAATGCAACAGCTGAAGAATTAAAATCCAAAGGTTACAAAGCAATCGCAGTAGTAGCAAACGTTTCTGTGGAAGAAGATGCTCAAAAACTAATTGATTCAGCAAAAAAAGAATTTGGAACTGTAGACATCCTAGTGAATAACGCAGGGATTACTCGTGACACTCTCCTTATGAGAATGAAAAAAGAGCAGTGGGACTCTGTTATTGCAGTAAACCTTACTGGAACTTATCTTTGTACACAAGCTGCCATCAAAGTCATGATGAAACAAGAAAATGGTGGATCGATCATCAACCTTTCTTCTATCTCTGGTGAAAACGGAAACATTGGACAAACAAACTACTCTGCTTCTAAAGCAGGTGTGATTGGTTTTACGAAAGCTGTGGCTCTTGAAATGGCTTCTAGAAAAGTTCGTTGTAACGCAATCGCTCCAGGTTTTATCGCAACTGAAATGACTGAAGCAATCCCTGAAAACATCAGACACGGAATGGTGCAAGCAATTCCACTCAAACGTGCTGGTCTTCCAGAAGACATCGCTAACGGAATCGCATTCCTAGCATCTGATGCCTCTTCTTTTATCACAGGACATATCCTTGATATCAATGGTGGAGGATTTTTACCAGGTGGCGGTCACTAA
- a CDS encoding toxin-antitoxin system YwqK family antitoxin, with product MTSTSTHIKDSSIWIFVSLLVFVLLAGIVFGPCKGTVARPSSVPKEAVFEKKTNHYQRTGDGFYREWYENGNLVAEVTVNSLEQPNGYGRKLNYITGTTIMEGNFINGDRDGLWKFYFSDGKPYIEQNYKSGNRKKQLWIQTAELGNETGSYHRYFRNGRLNEKGFYDGGFRTGDWVRYYPDTKVEEKGSYENDKKIGEWFYYYPTGVKEASEVYSSEGELIKRTTYYPNGELWCFVQKGKDPECH from the coding sequence ATGACATCCACATCTACACACATTAAAGACAGTTCGATTTGGATCTTTGTATCCTTATTGGTTTTCGTATTGTTAGCTGGTATAGTCTTCGGCCCTTGTAAGGGTACTGTTGCTAGACCAAGTTCTGTTCCTAAAGAAGCAGTTTTCGAAAAGAAAACCAATCATTACCAAAGGACAGGCGATGGTTTTTATCGGGAATGGTATGAAAATGGAAACTTGGTTGCTGAAGTTACTGTAAACTCACTCGAACAACCTAATGGTTATGGAAGAAAACTAAACTATATTACTGGAACCACGATTATGGAAGGTAATTTCATCAATGGAGATCGAGATGGTCTTTGGAAGTTTTATTTTTCCGATGGAAAACCATATATCGAACAAAATTATAAATCAGGAAATCGAAAAAAACAATTATGGATTCAGACTGCTGAACTAGGAAATGAAACAGGATCCTATCATCGGTATTTTCGTAATGGTCGTTTGAATGAAAAAGGATTCTACGATGGTGGCTTTCGCACAGGTGATTGGGTTCGTTATTACCCAGACACTAAGGTGGAAGAAAAAGGAAGTTATGAGAACGATAAAAAAATCGGAGAATGGTTCTATTATTACCCGACTGGGGTGAAGGAAGCATCAGAAGTATATTCTTCCGAAGGAGAATTGATCAAACGTACTACTTATTATCCTAATGGTGAATTGTGGTGTTTTGTGCAGAAAGGAAAAGATCCAGAGTGCCACTAG
- a CDS encoding NUDIX domain-containing protein, with protein MIDFLLKSKSMRVRVAALIQDPKGKILLVQQQKKQSGYWLLPGGGIEFGESGEEALKRELNEELSLEVSKIDFLFLNESIDPNKKRHLIQLVFLTKVKDLLPVLNPKEKAISGFGYFTTKEILSMDIRPDIKHYFRAKSTNKPRYISSPWVNEP; from the coding sequence ATGATCGATTTTTTATTAAAATCCAAATCGATGCGGGTTCGTGTGGCAGCCCTCATCCAAGATCCTAAGGGAAAAATTCTACTTGTACAACAGCAGAAAAAACAATCGGGGTATTGGTTACTTCCCGGTGGTGGAATTGAATTTGGTGAGTCGGGAGAGGAAGCACTCAAACGAGAACTAAATGAAGAATTGTCTCTGGAAGTGAGTAAAATCGATTTTTTATTTTTGAATGAATCTATTGATCCAAATAAAAAACGCCACCTCATCCAACTTGTTTTTTTGACAAAGGTAAAAGATTTATTACCGGTTCTCAATCCAAAAGAAAAAGCAATCTCAGGATTTGGTTATTTTACTACAAAAGAAATTTTGTCAATGGACATCAGGCCGGACATAAAACATTACTTTCGAGCCAAAAGCACAAATAAACCTAGATATATTTCAAGCCCATGGGTGAATGAACCATGA
- a CDS encoding mechanosensitive ion channel family protein yields the protein MGGSSLREFYWDLNPLTLLVRSNRDFAETMILFGYMVVFAVFSYKITMILVERIKPAPDAVHEYNRRKVARMGFLLIFGIAYLPIVFSSLSLLPTVLGLAGAGIVISLKEVWLNMVGWFMIMGGNGFKVGDRIELDNIKGDVVNIGFFKFTLLEIASDPRFEQSTNRLIHFPNYNIVLHRFFIVSETMDFVWDEFKVYLDISSNWEKAEKICSQILHEELVLAPELVESKIREMSKNYLVRLGKTTPIVYTSLEPEGTILMCLRYLTPIRSKRLNRILISKEILTKFKNENDIHIYTH from the coding sequence ATGGGTGGAAGTAGCCTAAGAGAATTCTATTGGGATTTGAATCCACTCACCTTACTCGTACGGTCGAATCGTGATTTTGCTGAAACCATGATCCTGTTCGGTTACATGGTTGTGTTTGCTGTTTTCTCTTATAAAATCACAATGATTCTTGTTGAAAGAATCAAACCAGCTCCTGATGCCGTTCATGAATACAACCGTAGAAAGGTAGCCCGAATGGGTTTCCTTTTGATTTTCGGAATTGCATACCTTCCTATTGTTTTTTCTAGTTTATCATTATTACCCACTGTCCTAGGTCTTGCTGGTGCGGGGATTGTGATCTCGCTCAAAGAAGTTTGGTTAAACATGGTTGGGTGGTTTATGATCATGGGAGGCAATGGATTTAAGGTAGGGGATCGGATCGAACTCGATAACATCAAAGGTGATGTTGTGAACATCGGATTTTTTAAGTTTACCTTACTTGAAATTGCATCGGATCCAAGATTTGAACAATCTACAAACAGGCTCATTCATTTTCCCAATTATAATATTGTTTTACATCGTTTCTTTATTGTTTCGGAAACTATGGATTTTGTTTGGGATGAGTTTAAAGTGTATTTAGATATAAGTTCCAATTGGGAAAAAGCAGAAAAAATTTGTTCGCAAATCCTACATGAAGAACTTGTCCTCGCTCCTGAACTTGTAGAATCAAAAATTCGCGAAATGTCAAAAAACTATCTCGTGCGACTTGGCAAAACCACTCCCATTGTGTATACTTCCTTAGAACCAGAAGGAACCATCCTGATGTGTTTAAGGTATTTAACGCCTATTAGGTCAAAACGATTGAATCGAATCCTTATTTCCAAAGAAATTCTAACCAAATTTAAAAATGAAAATGACATCCACATCTACACACATTAA
- a CDS encoding sulfurtransferase has protein sequence MIQKWTRSFTTFLLLSFAVSCTEKKEDNNTLLAGLLLFAANQVKVNTATDLVNESADDYNQNNWGLITGSTLNRFVSDWTANKPSHITGNLIILQTDVANRATGDGTGWSPYVKSDASKGVYVYELNDYRTGFRFNQTRDSGLFSNSVAYQANGEFIDDWLNTFGINPTKDLIVFAVGTGNGTTVAAAPAPATAAGGVQDITRGVYWLRYWGVDIKHLAILNGNLRSNFSQTYTAQTSGSKSTLPGKGNFSVKSIRVDNTIITSGLEDIYEIAKNNLEAQIPGLTTKQFLIDARPTPQFARTASGATGAATTFYITSAYNSAGAPVQWGQTGDANTANNGGKAYVPFEGSIKGAVSFPWLALFEGFTDAGTVSTSDADAFAIGYRYKSKAALKAIFTNKGYTSGATVVSQCRTNFEAQVNGFAALNILGYPSTYYDGSLVEWTALTAGHASSALNKVPADFKWRTDLTSVSSNIGYNTQTTENSATTTNPASTPTIRVVSPPVDLLATTTKKFIQEDKAYKY, from the coding sequence ATGATTCAAAAATGGACCCGATCATTCACAACCTTCCTCCTACTTTCCTTTGCGGTATCTTGTACAGAAAAGAAAGAAGACAACAATACATTACTTGCAGGTTTATTGCTATTTGCGGCAAACCAAGTTAAGGTTAATACGGCTACCGATTTGGTAAACGAATCAGCAGATGATTACAACCAAAACAATTGGGGACTCATCACTGGTTCTACCTTGAACCGATTTGTATCCGATTGGACGGCAAACAAACCGAGCCATATCACAGGAAACCTAATCATCTTACAAACGGATGTGGCAAATAGAGCAACTGGTGATGGCACAGGCTGGAGCCCTTATGTAAAATCAGATGCCTCAAAGGGTGTCTATGTATACGAATTAAACGATTACAGAACCGGCTTTCGATTCAACCAAACCAGAGATTCTGGTCTTTTTTCCAATTCAGTTGCTTACCAAGCAAATGGTGAATTTATAGATGATTGGCTGAATACCTTTGGCATCAATCCAACTAAAGACTTAATTGTTTTTGCTGTAGGTACTGGAAATGGAACCACAGTTGCCGCTGCACCGGCACCAGCTACTGCTGCAGGTGGAGTTCAAGATATTACCCGCGGAGTGTATTGGTTAAGATATTGGGGTGTTGATATCAAACACCTTGCAATTTTGAATGGTAATTTGCGAAGTAACTTTTCCCAAACTTATACAGCCCAAACCAGTGGATCAAAAAGTACCCTTCCTGGAAAAGGAAATTTCAGTGTCAAAAGTATTCGAGTGGATAATACCATCATCACTTCTGGACTGGAAGACATTTACGAAATTGCGAAAAACAATCTAGAGGCACAAATCCCAGGACTCACCACAAAACAGTTCTTAATTGATGCAAGACCAACTCCGCAATTTGCAAGAACAGCATCCGGTGCAACAGGTGCGGCAACCACTTTCTACATCACATCGGCATACAATTCAGCTGGTGCCCCAGTGCAATGGGGACAAACGGGCGATGCAAATACTGCAAATAATGGCGGGAAGGCCTATGTACCTTTTGAAGGTTCTATCAAAGGTGCAGTTTCCTTTCCGTGGCTTGCTTTATTCGAGGGATTCACTGATGCAGGAACTGTTTCCACAAGTGATGCAGATGCTTTTGCCATTGGATATCGATACAAATCCAAAGCAGCTTTGAAGGCCATTTTCACTAACAAAGGTTACACTTCGGGTGCAACAGTGGTCAGCCAATGCCGAACCAATTTTGAAGCACAAGTGAATGGATTTGCCGCTTTGAATATCCTAGGGTATCCATCCACATACTATGACGGATCTCTCGTAGAATGGACGGCACTAACTGCTGGGCATGCAAGTTCCGCATTAAATAAAGTGCCAGCTGATTTCAAGTGGAGAACAGATTTAACCTCTGTGAGCTCCAATATTGGCTACAATACACAAACAACGGAGAACTCTGCAACAACGACCAATCCTGCAAGTACACCTACTATTCGAGTCGTTTCACCGCCAGTTGATCTCTTAGCAACCACCACAAAAAAATTCATCCAAGAAGATAAGGCGTATAAGTACTAA
- the acpP gene encoding acyl carrier protein, with translation MADFDKIKSIIVEQLGVDESEVTPEAHFINDLGADSLDTVELVMALEEEFGVEISDEDAEKIQTVGDVIKFIDKLKG, from the coding sequence ATGGCAGATTTCGATAAAATTAAGTCAATCATCGTAGAACAACTTGGCGTTGATGAGTCAGAAGTAACACCTGAGGCTCACTTCATCAATGATCTTGGTGCTGACTCTCTTGATACAGTTGAGTTAGTTATGGCTCTTGAAGAAGAGTTTGGTGTGGAAATTTCTGATGAAGACGCAGAAAAAATCCAAACCGTAGGCGATGTAATTAAATTCATCGATAAACTTAAGGGGTAA
- the aroB gene encoding 3-dehydroquinate synthase, translating to MKLSEREIIGEGFRYPIELHEDFQGLGEKINSLPKVSKVYVLTSREIAGIYEKYISKELKTLKVPFSFIYLKPGEKNKHIDRVKKVYNQLIETDADRKAVIIAFGGGVVGDFAGFIAATYQRGVRFVQVPTTVLACVDSSVGGKVAVNVDSGKNMVGAFYQPEFVFAPLFTLSTLPEKEWSCGLAEIAKHAFLDGGSFLEKITNSKRSEYSEKSAILRYAIEESVRVKSGIVAQDEKESGLRAVLNLGHTTGHAIESLTQYKKYSHGEAVSIGLVTALLLSRELAGFSESNFKKAITLMNQLELPTLLEEKPELVLKHMEHDKKKEGSSLKFVLLEDFGKPKFGVSVERKMILEILKRQKGKF from the coding sequence ATGAAGTTGTCAGAGCGTGAAATTATCGGCGAGGGTTTTCGATACCCGATAGAATTACACGAAGACTTCCAAGGCCTAGGTGAAAAAATAAATTCACTTCCCAAGGTATCCAAAGTATATGTCCTCACCAGCCGCGAAATTGCAGGGATCTATGAAAAATATATTTCTAAAGAACTAAAAACCCTAAAAGTTCCGTTTTCCTTTATCTATTTAAAGCCAGGTGAAAAAAATAAACACATTGATCGAGTGAAGAAGGTTTATAACCAACTCATTGAAACTGATGCTGATCGTAAGGCCGTGATCATTGCTTTTGGTGGAGGGGTAGTGGGAGACTTCGCAGGATTCATTGCCGCTACTTACCAAAGAGGAGTGCGGTTTGTTCAAGTGCCTACAACAGTCCTTGCTTGTGTGGATTCCTCGGTAGGGGGTAAGGTCGCTGTGAATGTGGATTCTGGCAAAAACATGGTAGGAGCTTTTTACCAACCGGAATTTGTTTTTGCTCCACTCTTTACACTTTCCACTTTACCGGAAAAAGAATGGAGTTGTGGTCTTGCTGAGATCGCAAAACACGCATTCCTTGATGGTGGAAGTTTTTTGGAAAAAATAACAAATTCAAAACGTTCCGAATATTCTGAAAAGTCGGCAATCCTTCGTTATGCGATTGAAGAATCTGTTCGGGTCAAATCAGGAATTGTAGCACAAGATGAAAAAGAATCGGGATTACGCGCCGTTTTGAATTTAGGTCATACAACAGGCCATGCGATCGAATCATTAACTCAATATAAAAAATATTCTCATGGAGAGGCCGTGTCCATTGGCCTTGTCACAGCTTTATTATTATCTCGCGAGTTAGCTGGATTTTCCGAATCTAATTTCAAAAAAGCAATCACTCTAATGAATCAATTGGAACTACCCACTTTATTAGAAGAAAAACCTGAATTAGTCCTCAAACATATGGAACATGATAAAAAGAAGGAAGGAAGTTCTTTGAAGTTTGTGTTACTCGAAGATTTTGGGAAACCAAAGTTTGGTGTTTCCGTAGAACGTAAAATGATTCTCGAAATTCTAAAACGTCAAAAAGGGAAATTCTAG
- the rnc gene encoding ribonuclease III produces the protein MSDSIRIKLPPERISSLKELQSLTKTQFKDISLLHLAFVHRSFANEDSDRYLSDNERLEFLGDSVLGILAAEFLYRSLPKGKEGKLAKLKSKMVSAPAIAKLARIYRFPEFLLLGRGEREKGEANLNLQADCFEAFLGALYLDQGLESCRSFLTPHFQTMEKVVDDAEETKDYKTILQEFCQKKWKKLPEYSVMKEEGPDHDKEFQVSVVCENHFQSNGEGKNKRRAEQMAAKAALRFLKIL, from the coding sequence TTGTCCGACTCGATTCGTATCAAACTCCCTCCCGAAAGAATTTCCTCTCTCAAAGAACTTCAATCTCTTACAAAAACTCAATTTAAAGATATTTCACTTCTCCACCTAGCATTTGTTCATAGGTCCTTTGCGAACGAAGACTCCGATCGTTATCTTTCGGATAATGAACGTTTGGAATTTTTGGGAGACTCTGTTCTTGGAATTTTGGCCGCCGAATTTTTATATAGATCCTTACCGAAAGGAAAAGAAGGGAAACTTGCTAAATTAAAAAGTAAAATGGTTTCCGCACCGGCTATCGCGAAACTAGCGCGTATCTACCGGTTCCCTGAATTTTTATTACTCGGTAGAGGGGAAAGAGAAAAGGGAGAAGCCAACCTCAATCTTCAGGCAGATTGTTTTGAGGCCTTTCTAGGAGCTTTGTACTTGGACCAAGGTCTGGAAAGTTGCCGAAGTTTTCTCACTCCTCATTTCCAAACCATGGAAAAGGTGGTGGATGATGCCGAAGAAACAAAAGATTATAAAACCATTTTGCAGGAATTTTGCCAAAAGAAATGGAAAAAATTACCTGAATATTCCGTTATGAAAGAAGAGGGCCCGGACCACGACAAAGAGTTCCAGGTTTCCGTGGTTTGCGAAAACCACTTCCAATCCAACGGGGAAGGAAAGAACAAACGTCGGGCAGAACAGATGGCAGCAAAAGCAGCCTTACGTTTTTTAAAAATACTATGA
- the rpmF gene encoding 50S ribosomal protein L32: MAVPKRRKSKSKVRTKRAHHAIGKPNLNPCSNCGSFVLSHRVCPYCGFYKGKLVVAQKVKKTTEDN, translated from the coding sequence ATGGCAGTCCCAAAGAGACGTAAATCAAAATCGAAAGTTAGAACAAAAAGAGCCCATCACGCGATAGGCAAACCTAACTTAAACCCGTGTTCCAATTGTGGATCATTTGTTCTGTCCCACCGTGTTTGCCCTTATTGCGGTTTTTATAAGGGAAAACTCGTAGTCGCTCAAAAAGTTAAAAAAACGACCGAAGATAACTAA